From a region of the Helianthus annuus cultivar XRQ/B chromosome 5, HanXRQr2.0-SUNRISE, whole genome shotgun sequence genome:
- the LOC110940835 gene encoding protein DETOXIFICATION 16 — MMREEERHIKVPLPTQEGEDSGVFKEVKKQLWLAGPLICVSLLQYSLPLVSIMFVGHLGELSLSGASMATSFARVTGFSLLLGLASALDTLCGQSYGAKQYHMLGIYMQRSMVVLMVVSIPLAVIWVNTGSILKAVGQAADIAEEAELYARFMLPSLFAYGLLQCLVRFLQTQNIVLAMMMSSGIATVIHVLVCWILVFKLELGSKGAALANSISYWNNVILLALYVKFSSSCAKTWTGFSREAFHDIFAFIKLAIPSAVMVCLEMWSFEMIVLLSGLLPNPKLETSVLSICLNTAALMWMIPFGLSCAVSTRVSNELGAGHPRTARLSVIIVLVVVIIVGILVGSVLILIRNFWGYAYSNEVEVVKYVATMMPILAASNFMDGLQCVLSGIVRGCGFQKIGAYINLGSYYLVGIPSAVLLAFVFHVGGKGLWFGIMAALIVQVISLLIVTIRTNWDVEARKAGERVYEFALPIDNAS; from the exons ATGATGAGAGAAGAGGAGAGGCACATAAAGGTACCTCTTCCAACACAAGAGGGAGAAGACAGTGGGGTGTTTAAGGAAGTAAAGAAGCAATTATGGCTGGCAGGACCTCTCATATGTGTCTCCCTTCTTCAATATTCTCTGCCACTTGTTTCAATAATGTTTGTTGGTCATCTTGGAGAGTTATCTCTCTCCGGTGCTTCCATGGCTACTTCTTTTGCTAGAGTCACCGGTTTCAGTTTACTT TTGGGTTTGGCAAGCGCTTTAGATACACTATGTGGGCAATCTTACGGAGCAAAACAGTACCATATGTTAGGCATATACATGCAGAGATCAATGGTTGTCCTTATGGTAGTCAGTATTCCTCTAGCAGTCATCTGGGTGAATACCGGTTCGATCCTTAAAGCAGTGGGTCAAGCCGCTGACATAGCTGAGGAGGCCGAGCTCTATGCTCGGTTCATGCTCCCTAGCCTTTTCGCATATGGACTCCTCCAATGCCTTGTTAGATTCCTCCAAACACAGAACATTGTGTTGGCAATGATGATGAGTTCCGGGATTGCCACTGTGATTCATGTACTTGTATGTTGGATTTTGGTGTTCAAACTCGAGCTCGGAAGCAAAGGGGCGGCGTTGGCCAATTCGATCTCATATTGGAATAATGTGATTTTATTGGCACTTTATGTCAAGTTTTCATCTTCTTGTGCCAAAACATGGACTGGCTTCTCTAGAGAAGCTTTTCATGATATCTTTGCTTTTATTAAGCTAGCAATACCTTCAGCTGTTATGGTATG TTTGGAGATGTGGTCATTTGAGATGATTGTTCTGCTTTCTGGACTTCTTCCGAATCCTAAGTTGGAGACATCAGTGCTTTCTATATG CCTTAATACTGCAGCACTTATGTGGATGATCCCATTTGGATTAAGTTGTGCTGTCAG CACGCGGGTCTCAAACGAGTTGGGAGCTGGGCATCCACGCACAGCACGGTTATCTGTAATCATTGTGCTAGTTGTGGTCATTATTGTTGGAATTTTGGTTGGCTCTGTTTTGATATTGATTCGTAACTTCTGGGGATACGCGTATAGTAATGAGGTTGAGGTCGTGAAATATGTAGCAACCATGATGCCAATTCTTGCAGCATCAAACTTCATGGATGGTCTCCAGTGTGTTCTTTCAGGAATAGTACGAGGATGTGGTTTCCAGAAGATTGGCGCATACATTAACCTTGGGTCATACTATCTTGTTGGCATCCCTTCTGCTGTTTTACTAGCCTTTGTATTTCATGTTGGAGGGAAG GGTTTATGGTTTGGGATTATGGCCGCATTGATTGTCCAAGTGATCTCGTTGTTGATCGTCACTATACGTACAAACTGGGATGTTGAG GCTAGGAAGGCTGGGGAAAGGGTATACGAGTTTGCATTACCCATAGACAATGCATCATAA